The region tttggatgtgtatttatttttctattttctctgttgcactgctgtgggctgggagaaactgcattttgttttttcttatgtgcgcaggtacataatgaaaatgacaataaactaaatcttgaatcttgaatcttaaatTAGTGCCAGTTGTCTTCATTTTTTGAACAAGTTGTGGTGGGTCCAGTTTAGAGTTACTGAGTGAAAACAAATAAACCAGATAGACCAAAAAATACATAAACACTGACCTGAGGCCAGTCCAGCAAGGCCGCTGTCATCTGACCCGTCTGATTGCAGTCATCATCAATGGCCTGTGAAGCCAGTAGTCATGAAATAGTGACAACAGAAAGTATGGGATCGGATAAGCCATCAGATTCCAGTGTACAAAAGCAAATGCAAGTATTCAGATCATATTGAGTCTTGAGATCAGAGAGACAACTTCTAATGTGGATAACGACTGATAGTGATGAATGTTGAATTTTAACAAGGACAAACACAAATCTCTGACCTGTTTGCCAAGAACCAGGAGTTGAGCATCCTCTTTCTTGGCAAGAGCAGCCAAGATCTTGGACACCTGCAGAGGCCCCAAGGCATCGTAGTCTTTCCCTGACACTTCCACATGGATGCCACGGTCCGCCCCCATGGCAAGGGCAGTACGGATGGTCTCCTAATTGGAACACAAAAGGTTAAATAATGCAGCTCTCTCATCACAAAACATAATTAGCTCAAAGTATGACTAACCACATTCAAGCCACTTTTTGTATATTTTATGGAGTTACATTATCCCACAAGTCACATCTTCGGCTCACCTTTCTAATGGTAGCAAATCACAGGCTTCATTGTGTTACATACAAAGACATCAAGCCAAATGAAGCTTAAATATAGAGCCATAAGCAACAGACAAGAGCTTTAAATTCCCAGAGTGCTGTAAAAGCAAGACAGATTTTCTTAGGGACAAGTAAATCCTGACCCTGCCAGAGgtatatgcttgtctcaaagattaaggcATGCAAGGCAGGTACAGTGAAATTGCAAaaggctcattaaatcagttatggttccaagGCAGAGCAGTTTTGGACAAAAAGCAGATTTGAACAATTGCACTTGCAGGGAGAAACTGTTTCAACAGTGAAGACAGACTTTTATGAAATGAAATGCATCAGTTTTAAATGGCAAGATTCCTATGATCTCATAACTTCTTTCCAActttaaacatttttttcagcAGTCTCGAAACGCATAAAAGGACAATTAATCAATTTATCATTGGCAGAACCTATCTGATTTCTATTGTTTTTCTCTTGTTTTAAAATGAGGGTGAAAGCGCCTTAGAAGGGTAAGCAGAATAATtaatcttcttcttgttcttttggccgctcccgttaggggtcgccacagcacatcatccgtttccatctcttcctgtcctctgcatcttcctctgtcacaccagccacctgcatgtcctccctcaccacatccataaacctctttggtcttcctcttctcctcttccctggcagctccatattcagcatccttctcccagtatacccagcatctctcctccacacatgtccaaaccatctcaatcttccctctcttgctttgtctccaactcgtccaacctgagctttccctctaatatactggttcctaatcctgtccttcttcatcactcccaatgaaaatcttatcatcttcaactctgccacctccagctccaccttctgtctttttgtcagtgccactgtctccaaaccatacaacatagctggtctcaccaccatcttgtaaaccttccctttaactcttgctggtacccttctgtcacaaatcactcctgacactcttctccacccactccaccctgcctgcactctcttcttcacctctcttctacactcccctttattttggacagttgatcgCAATTATTTAAACTTgtccacctttgccacctctactccttgcatcctcaccatttcactgtcctccctctcattcacgcataggtattctgtcttgctcctactgactttcattcctcttctctccagtgcatacctccacctctccaggctctcctcaacctgcaccctactcttgctacagatcacaatgtcatccgcgaacatcatagtccatggagactcctgcctgatctcgtccgaaTAATAATCTTGATGTCAGTTTATTAAAGATTTCGTAATCTTAAAACCATACAATGGTGAAAGGTAACTGAGATACTCAAGAGTATTGTGGGAAAAGCACTTTTAACCAGTAGATTAAACGTTTACAACAAAGTTGTCAATCATCTTTTTAATAGTAATGCAACTTTTTTATGACAATCAAGTCATGTTTTAAATCAGTCTCCACTGGGAGATTCTCTTTTCACTTGCCCTCTGTGAGGGCAGTCAGAGGTTAGATCAGCTATAGCAGTGAGTGAGTGTTCAGCAAGGTGTGTGAAGGGACTTTAATCTGTAACCTCTCTGGGTCCCACAATCTTCTCaaacatatatatcatatatatatatatatatatatatatatatatatatatatatatatatatatatatatataaaatccagtgagccaagtaaatgctttatgagacagtacaagcctgtttcatggtataaacaatcatcagctgtcattgctcatggcatgaaacaggcttgtactgtctcataaagcacttacttgactcactggattattttgctctttatttgttgagcactttccctaccattgagtgttttttttaaacaaagttttatataaatagcgttttttccgaaacagtcaatggtgtcgagtgctcgactaatgaggagcggaatatcaacacggatacaggaaaaaagagttTAATACAAAGCAgtgcaggcctgtactgctatattgaaatcttttttcctgtatccatgttgatacacacacacacacacacacacaatgttaacatacacacacacaaaaagcaaaACCAGTTTACTTATTGCCATAGAAAAACCAATGTAGTCCACTTATAACTAGCATGTGGGAATTGCTCAGCTGTGTGCAGGGCATCCACAACCTATAGAGTTGATCTTATATTGTATTGTTATTGAATATAAACAAGAATTTAATCTTAACAAATCTAACCATAAAACTTAGACATACTCACTCAACTTAAAATGCACATTTAATTTGAAGAGGATAAGAATAGAATATATTGCATTTCTGAAACCCTTCAGAAGAACCCCTTTTTAAAATCAACTAGACAAGCAGCTGTATTACATATCAGGAGTGCGCTTAATGAAGTCACAGTGTGTAGCCAGGCTCCCTGTAACACCCACCTGAGCTTGCTGAGGCCCACAACTCACAGCGACTACCTCCTTCACCAGCTTCTTctccttcagcctgacagcttcctcCACGGCGATCTCACAGAAGGGGTTCATCGAGTGCTTCACGCCATCTGTCACCACGCCGCTATGGTCTGGCTTGACACGGATCTAAGGAGGAATATGACAGTGGGAACACCAGGCCAGAGTCACTACAGCTATAGAGGATAACGGAAGTCTGAGTAGGCTGTGGGGGCAGAGAGACTACATACTGGCTTTGTGCTTGCTCACTCTCACCTTAGATGTGAAAGGTGAGAGACTGATGTGATCCACATTTAAAAAAGAGCTTTGTCTTTGTATCAGACTTAAATTGAGGTGCTGTACTATTGGGAACAAGAAAGGAAACTTTTTCTCACCTGAATATAATTAACTTCTAACATGACTAATAATACACCTTAGAGGAAGCAATATTGAAAAAAAGAGACCCATTACAAGCAACAGTAAAATAAACTTAAAATAAGTTACAGCAGATTAAGCCTATTTTGTGAAAACACTTTTGGGCCATTTATCCCCTTCCCTGAATATGCAAACGGATATTGAGCAAGTCAGTATTGTAGATCCAGCTGAGTGCAGCTGAAGCAGGAGCGATCTTGCTGGCGATGCAATGGAACAGCTGCAGACAGATGGCGATTACAAGCGTAGGTTTCCTTTCGTAAATCGTGTCATGTCTTGCAGTGGCTGACACAAAGGCTCCACAAAAGCAATAATTTCATGTTAGTATAGGAGTGTGTTAACTGCCACATAATTAAATGGTAACAAGACATTTTAAGCAGTTTTCAACCCCAGTTACAGTAGTCAAACATACAAAACAGCCACCAGGTTTTAATTCTTTTTATGACCCATTTATTTTGGGGGGAAAACTATTTTTCATTATCCCTACATGAGTTATTTATCTTTACATTTATTTTATGACTTCTTTATCTTTGGTAATGCACTTCTTATGACTCCTGCATCCTAAAAAGATATGTAATTTGCCTGGGTTACTTGTCTTTTGTAGTTTTTAACCTGGGACTTTAAATTTCCAACCTGCAAAACAAATTCACCAACGGGCACCAACAAAGAAACCTTAAACATCACTTTATAACCATTTAAATGCGGAAAGAACCTTGAGCCAATTCTCGAAGGTGTGTTGTAAAACACTGTTTGCACCCACGCACGAGTTAATGACAATTCATTAGCAAAGTGACATgaaaacatgtttgtttgttttttaactgaTCGACTTACAGAGATGGAATACTTTGGCTAACGTACTAACTGTGCATGCAGCCTGTAGCGAATATCATTGGGCATCTTTACTAAATCAAGAGTTCCAATTTCCTTACTAATAAACTAGCAATTACTGGGTGATGATGTTCTTGCTAAATGTAATGGCTACTCGCGTTCTGCACTGTCCACCTGAGGAGTTTCATTGCAGTCACCAACTG is a window of Lampris incognitus isolate fLamInc1 chromosome 9, fLamInc1.hap2, whole genome shotgun sequence DNA encoding:
- the etfb gene encoding electron transfer flavoprotein subunit beta, whose amino-acid sequence is MAGRVLVGVKRVIDYAVKIRVKPDHSGVVTDGVKHSMNPFCEIAVEEAVRLKEKKLVKEVVAVSCGPQQAQETIRTALAMGADRGIHVEVSGKDYDALGPLQVSKILAALAKKEDAQLLVLGKQAIDDDCNQTGQMTAALLDWPQGTFASEVTLEADKLKVVREIDGGLETIKISTPAVVTADLRLNTPRYATLPNIMKAKKKKIANMKPADLGVDLTSKLEVLRVDEPPQRQAGVKVETVEDLVGKLKETGSI